A part of Olleya sp. Bg11-27 genomic DNA contains:
- the purL gene encoding phosphoribosylformylglycinamidine synthase, whose amino-acid sequence MIHFFGNQNSKVFAVQATKELSTQTISKLTWLFGDQPKIEQASLDAFFVGPRAAMITPWSTNAVEITQNMGIEDIIRIEEFETSNQEFDAFDPMISEKYNGLNQESFTIDIKPEPILNIEDIAAYNQQEGLALNDEEIDYLEGVSKKIDRPLTDSEVFGFSQVNSEHCRHKIFNGTFIIDGEEKPTSLFKLIKETSKQYPDNIVSAYKDNVAFIKGPKVEQFAPTRADIPDFYTKKDYDSVISLKAETHNFPTTVEPFNGAATGSGGEIRDRLAGGKGSLPLAGTAVYMTSYSRLEDNRPWEQGMNARPWLYQTPMDILIKASNGASDFGNKFGQPLICGSVLTFEHDENKDATLSAAEGSQRKLGYDKVIMQAGGIGYGKADQALKDTPKKGDKIVILGGENYRIGMGGAAVSSADTGELASGIELNAVQRSNPEMQKRAANAVRGMVESEENFIVSIHDHGAGGHLNCLSELVEDTGGTIDLDALPVGDPTLSAKEIIGNESQERMGLVIAEEHLDYLNRIADRERSPMYTVGEVTENHRFTFQSKTKGDKPMDLALEDMFGSSPKTILTDTTIDRNYGDISYNTTDFNTYLDQVLQLEAVACKDWLTNKVDRCVGGKVAKQQCVGTLQIPLNNLGVMALDYNGKEGIATSIGHSPISGLINPIAGSRNSITEALTNIMWAPLEEGLQSVSLSANWMWPCKNEGEDARLYEAVKAISQYAIDLGINVPTGKDSLSMKQKYPNEDVISPGTVIISAAAHCNNIKNVIEPVFKTNGGDIYYINISQDDFKLGGSSFAQILNKIGNSAPNTKDAKYVKTVFNTIQQLIKDNQISAGHDVASGGLITTLLELCFADTNLGATLDITALNEKDSCKVLFSENSGIVFQSKDASIEKVLSNANITFYNIGKVTTSDTLNITNGTEKLSLTISKSRDTWYKTSFLLDQKQTANGLAKARFDNFKNQPLHYKFPEHFTGKLPNIDTTKARPKAAILREKGSNSEREMANAMYLAGFDVKDVHMTDLISGRETLEDIQFLGAVGGFSNSDVLGSAKGWAGAIKYNENANKVINNFFKREDTLSVGICNGCQLFMELELINPEHDVHGKMLHNDSKKHESAFTSVTVQDNNSVMLSSLKDSTLGVWISHGEGKFNLPKSEQDYNIVAKYGYDSYPSNPNGSDFNTAMLCDKTGRHLVMMPHIERSTFQWNWANYPENRTDDVSPWIEAFVNARQWIDNKK is encoded by the coding sequence ATGATTCATTTCTTCGGAAACCAAAACAGTAAAGTATTTGCTGTTCAAGCAACAAAAGAATTATCAACTCAAACCATCTCAAAGTTGACATGGTTGTTTGGCGACCAGCCAAAAATAGAACAAGCATCTCTGGATGCTTTTTTTGTTGGTCCCAGAGCTGCTATGATTACACCTTGGAGTACTAATGCTGTAGAAATCACCCAAAATATGGGTATTGAAGACATCATCAGAATTGAAGAATTTGAAACTTCTAATCAAGAATTCGACGCCTTTGATCCCATGATCTCTGAAAAGTATAATGGATTAAATCAAGAGTCCTTTACGATAGACATTAAACCTGAACCAATATTAAATATTGAAGATATCGCAGCATATAACCAGCAGGAAGGTTTAGCTTTAAATGACGAAGAAATAGACTACTTAGAAGGTGTCTCTAAAAAAATTGATCGACCACTAACGGATTCTGAAGTTTTTGGATTTTCTCAGGTCAACTCAGAACATTGTCGTCATAAAATATTTAACGGTACTTTTATTATTGATGGTGAAGAAAAACCAACGTCGCTTTTTAAGTTAATTAAAGAAACATCAAAACAATATCCTGACAACATAGTCTCAGCATATAAAGATAATGTTGCTTTTATAAAAGGTCCAAAAGTCGAGCAGTTTGCACCTACACGTGCCGATATCCCTGATTTTTACACCAAAAAAGATTACGACTCTGTTATTTCGCTTAAAGCGGAAACACATAACTTCCCAACCACTGTAGAGCCTTTTAACGGTGCTGCAACAGGTTCTGGAGGAGAAATCAGAGATAGACTTGCTGGAGGAAAAGGTTCTTTACCGTTAGCCGGAACCGCTGTTTACATGACGTCTTATTCTAGACTAGAAGATAATAGACCTTGGGAACAAGGTATGAATGCTCGTCCTTGGTTATACCAAACACCAATGGATATCTTAATAAAAGCGAGTAATGGTGCTTCAGATTTTGGAAATAAATTTGGACAACCTTTAATTTGTGGTTCTGTATTAACTTTTGAACATGACGAAAATAAAGATGCCACTCTGAGCGCAGCCGAAGGGTCGCAACGTAAATTAGGTTACGATAAAGTAATCATGCAAGCTGGAGGTATTGGTTACGGTAAAGCCGACCAAGCACTAAAAGATACGCCTAAAAAAGGCGACAAAATAGTAATTTTAGGAGGAGAAAACTATCGTATTGGTATGGGTGGTGCTGCAGTATCATCTGCTGATACAGGAGAACTTGCATCAGGTATAGAACTTAATGCCGTACAACGTTCTAACCCCGAAATGCAAAAGCGTGCCGCTAATGCAGTTCGTGGAATGGTCGAAAGTGAAGAAAACTTTATAGTATCTATACATGATCACGGTGCTGGTGGACACTTAAATTGTCTATCAGAATTAGTAGAGGATACCGGAGGAACTATAGACTTAGATGCTTTACCTGTCGGTGATCCGACATTATCTGCTAAAGAAATTATTGGTAACGAATCTCAAGAACGAATGGGCCTAGTTATTGCTGAAGAACATTTAGACTATTTAAACCGTATTGCAGATCGTGAGCGTTCTCCAATGTATACTGTTGGTGAAGTTACCGAAAACCATAGATTTACATTTCAATCTAAAACCAAAGGCGATAAACCTATGGATTTAGCCTTAGAAGATATGTTTGGAAGTTCTCCAAAAACAATACTAACAGATACCACCATTGATAGAAATTATGGTGATATATCTTATAATACAACTGATTTTAACACCTATTTAGACCAAGTACTACAATTAGAAGCTGTGGCTTGTAAAGATTGGTTAACTAACAAAGTAGACCGTTGTGTTGGTGGTAAAGTAGCCAAACAACAATGTGTTGGAACGTTACAAATCCCATTAAATAATCTAGGTGTAATGGCCTTAGATTACAATGGTAAAGAAGGTATTGCAACCTCTATTGGCCACTCTCCTATTTCTGGTTTAATTAATCCAATTGCAGGAAGTAGAAATAGTATCACAGAAGCTTTAACTAATATAATGTGGGCCCCTTTAGAGGAAGGTTTACAAAGTGTATCTCTATCTGCAAACTGGATGTGGCCTTGTAAAAACGAGGGGGAAGATGCGCGTTTATATGAAGCTGTTAAAGCTATATCGCAATATGCTATAGATTTAGGAATCAATGTTCCAACAGGAAAGGATTCATTGTCTATGAAACAGAAATATCCTAATGAAGATGTTATATCTCCCGGAACGGTAATTATTTCTGCAGCAGCACATTGTAACAATATTAAAAATGTAATTGAACCTGTTTTTAAAACTAACGGAGGTGACATTTATTACATAAACATATCTCAAGACGACTTTAAATTAGGTGGTAGTAGTTTTGCTCAAATACTTAATAAAATAGGAAACAGCGCTCCTAATACTAAGGATGCTAAATATGTAAAAACAGTATTTAATACAATACAACAGCTAATAAAAGACAACCAAATTAGTGCTGGTCATGATGTGGCTTCGGGTGGGTTAATCACTACTTTATTAGAATTATGTTTTGCTGACACTAATCTTGGCGCGACATTAGATATTACTGCTTTAAATGAAAAAGACTCATGCAAAGTATTATTTTCTGAAAATTCTGGTATTGTTTTTCAATCTAAAGATGCCTCGATAGAAAAAGTACTTTCTAATGCGAATATCACATTCTATAACATTGGAAAAGTAACTACTAGTGATACTTTAAATATTACAAACGGAACAGAAAAATTATCTTTGACCATCTCTAAATCAAGAGATACATGGTACAAAACCTCTTTCTTATTAGATCAAAAGCAAACAGCTAATGGTTTAGCAAAAGCACGTTTTGATAATTTTAAAAACCAACCATTACATTATAAATTCCCTGAGCATTTTACAGGAAAACTACCAAATATAGACACCACAAAAGCAAGACCTAAAGCTGCAATTTTACGTGAAAAAGGAAGTAATTCGGAACGTGAAATGGCAAATGCTATGTATTTAGCAGGTTTTGATGTTAAAGATGTACACATGACTGATTTAATTTCTGGTCGCGAAACATTGGAAGACATTCAGTTTTTAGGTGCTGTAGGAGGATTTTCTAATAGTGACGTTTTAGGATCAGCAAAAGGTTGGGCTGGAGCCATAAAATACAACGAAAACGCTAACAAGGTAATTAACAACTTCTTCAAAAGAGAAGATACTCTTTCAGTTGGTATTTGCAATGGTTGTCAATTATTTATGGAATTAGAACTGATTAACCCGGAGCATGATGTACATGGCAAAATGCTACATAACGATTCAAAAAAACACGAAAGTGCGTTTACATCAGTAACCGTTCAAGACAATAATTCTGTAATGCTTTCTTCTTTAAAAGACAGTACTTTAGGGGTGTGGATAAGTCACGGAGAAGGTAAATTTAACTTACCTAAATCAGAACAAGACTACAATATAGTTGCAAAATATGGTTATGATAGCTACCCATCAAATCCAAATGGGTCAGACTTTAATACCGCTATGTTATGTGATAAAACAGGACGCCATTTAGTTATGATGCCACATATTGAACGTTCTACATTCCAATGGAATTGGGCTAATTATCCAGAAAACAGAACAGACGATGTATCCCCTTGGATAGAAGCTTTTGTAAATGCCAGGCAATGGATAGATAATAAAAAGTAA
- a CDS encoding DUF6597 domain-containing transcriptional factor translates to MNFRYIECTSTNQLVQNFYELNVGDKRIPLSSKILPTAQSHILFIDTASDLETNFKNATFKNKGVVILGQSYKSYALKADKPFFAFGINFHPTALYKILETDISKLTDKHINLSQINNKLFELLEPIFKENIKGETLAERIEIQLSKLDLYENKNTILVDDVIKVIYDKEGKVNVEELLKLFPISQKNLEIQFKKIVGLTPIKFIKLYKFLSLMKQYESKKSTIARLVDYYDYYDLSHFSKDFKLFMNQKPSDYFKSDNELLNNYLKV, encoded by the coding sequence ATGAATTTTAGATATATTGAATGCACTAGCACTAACCAGTTAGTACAAAATTTTTATGAACTTAATGTTGGAGACAAAAGAATTCCATTGAGTTCAAAGATATTACCTACTGCGCAATCGCATATTTTATTTATCGACACAGCGTCTGATTTAGAAACTAACTTTAAAAATGCCACCTTTAAAAACAAAGGCGTAGTCATTTTGGGGCAGTCCTATAAATCGTATGCGCTAAAGGCTGATAAGCCTTTTTTTGCTTTTGGAATCAACTTTCACCCAACTGCACTATATAAAATTTTGGAAACAGATATTTCCAAATTAACAGATAAACATATTAATCTTTCACAGATTAACAATAAATTATTTGAACTTTTAGAACCTATTTTTAAGGAAAATATTAAAGGTGAAACATTAGCAGAAAGAATAGAAATACAACTTTCTAAACTAGATCTTTACGAAAATAAAAACACAATACTTGTAGATGACGTTATAAAAGTAATCTACGATAAGGAAGGTAAAGTTAATGTTGAAGAACTACTCAAACTCTTTCCTATATCACAAAAAAACTTAGAAATTCAGTTTAAAAAAATCGTTGGACTTACCCCTATAAAATTTATCAAACTATATAAATTTTTAAGCTTAATGAAACAATATGAATCTAAAAAATCAACTATAGCAAGGCTAGTTGACTATTATGACTATTACGACCTATCACATTTTTCGAAAGACTTTAAGTTATTCATGAATCAAAAACCATCGGATTACTTTAAATCTGATAACGAATTATTGAATAATTACTTAAAAGTTTAA
- a CDS encoding AMP-dependent synthetase/ligase, producing the protein MIEITRLFDFPYYQLEKYNLQNSLSTKYDGKWVSISTKEYLEKANTISRGLLKLGVAKNDKIAVISSTNRTEWNIMDIGILQLGAQNVPVYPTISQEDYAYVLNHAGAKYCFISCQEVYEKVKKIKDQVPSLQEVYCFDQVEGCKNWNEVLALGKDESSQNEIETLKNNVKASDLATLIYTSGTTGRPKGVMLSHDNLVSNALESFKRIPIELGSSRALSFLPLCHVYERMLIYLYQYCGASIHYAPIDQISEYAQEIKPQVMTAVPRLLEKVYDKIIAKGAALTGIKKKLFFWAVDVGLQYKPYGENGWWYTQKLNLANKLIFSKWKAALGGEVAVMASGSAALQPRLARVFNAAGFGVMEGYGLTETSPVVSVNDMRNGGFKIGTVGKLLDRTEVKIAEDGEICVKGPQVMMGYYKDDAKTAEVIKDGYFHTGDIGVIDNEGFLKITDRKKEMFKTSGGKYVAPQLLENRCKQSRFIDQIMVVGEGEKMPAALVQPDFDFLREWAKIHNKSLGTNEELVTNPEVIARFQEEVDAANENFAKWEKIKQFRLTAEAWTVEGGHLTPTLKLKRKIIKEKYKALYNDIYGY; encoded by the coding sequence ATGATAGAAATAACTAGACTCTTCGATTTTCCGTACTATCAACTTGAGAAATACAATCTTCAAAATTCTTTATCAACAAAATATGATGGTAAGTGGGTATCTATTTCTACAAAAGAATACCTAGAAAAGGCCAATACCATTAGTAGAGGTCTACTAAAACTAGGTGTTGCTAAAAACGATAAAATTGCAGTAATATCATCCACTAACCGTACAGAATGGAATATAATGGATATTGGTATATTACAACTAGGTGCTCAAAATGTACCCGTATATCCTACCATATCTCAAGAAGATTATGCGTACGTACTTAATCACGCTGGAGCAAAATATTGTTTTATTTCATGCCAAGAAGTGTATGAAAAAGTAAAAAAAATTAAAGATCAAGTGCCTTCTTTACAGGAAGTTTACTGTTTTGACCAAGTAGAGGGGTGCAAAAATTGGAATGAAGTTTTAGCCCTAGGTAAAGACGAATCCAGTCAAAACGAAATTGAAACTTTAAAAAATAACGTTAAAGCAAGCGACTTAGCGACCTTAATATACACATCAGGAACTACTGGAAGGCCAAAAGGAGTAATGCTATCACATGACAACCTTGTAAGTAATGCGCTAGAAAGTTTTAAAAGAATACCAATAGAACTAGGAAGTTCTAGAGCTCTAAGTTTCTTGCCATTATGCCACGTGTATGAGCGTATGCTAATCTATTTATATCAATATTGCGGTGCATCTATACACTACGCCCCTATCGATCAAATAAGCGAATACGCGCAAGAAATTAAACCTCAAGTTATGACTGCCGTACCAAGGCTTTTAGAAAAAGTGTACGACAAGATTATTGCTAAAGGTGCTGCCTTAACTGGAATAAAGAAAAAATTATTCTTTTGGGCTGTGGACGTAGGATTGCAATATAAACCCTATGGAGAAAATGGATGGTGGTATACACAAAAATTAAATCTTGCTAACAAATTAATTTTTAGCAAATGGAAAGCTGCTCTTGGTGGAGAAGTCGCTGTAATGGCCTCAGGTAGCGCAGCGTTACAACCTAGATTAGCACGCGTTTTTAATGCTGCCGGTTTTGGAGTTATGGAAGGCTATGGTTTGACAGAAACCTCTCCAGTTGTGTCTGTAAACGATATGCGTAATGGCGGATTCAAAATTGGTACTGTAGGAAAACTATTAGATCGTACAGAAGTTAAAATTGCTGAAGATGGAGAAATCTGTGTAAAAGGACCGCAAGTTATGATGGGCTATTACAAAGATGACGCTAAGACTGCTGAAGTTATCAAAGATGGTTATTTTCATACCGGTGACATTGGAGTTATTGATAATGAAGGGTTTTTAAAAATAACAGATCGTAAGAAAGAAATGTTCAAAACCTCTGGTGGTAAATATGTTGCGCCTCAATTATTAGAAAACAGATGTAAACAATCTAGATTTATTGATCAAATAATGGTGGTCGGTGAAGGCGAAAAAATGCCTGCTGCCCTAGTACAACCTGATTTCGATTTTCTTAGAGAATGGGCGAAAATCCATAACAAGTCTCTGGGTACCAATGAAGAATTAGTAACTAACCCTGAAGTGATCGCTCGTTTTCAAGAAGAAGTCGATGCTGCAAACGAAAACTTTGCAAAATGGGAAAAAATAAAACAGTTTAGACTTACTGCCGAAGCTTGGACAGTTGAAGGAGGTCACTTAACACCTACTTTAAAACTTAAACGTAAAATAATAAAAGAAAAATATAAAGCATTATATAATGACATTTATGGTTATTAA
- a CDS encoding MarR family winged helix-turn-helix transcriptional regulator has protein sequence MKDKTIDYVLRTTWLAVNKMYNEEAAKFGTTMATGFTLLSIDQEEGTPSTSLGPIMGMEATSLSRILKRMEELNLIVRKPNPNDGRGVLIYLTEFGKQKRKDAKERVLVFNEAIKKHVSDDKLKHFYEVSDTINELISNKKIYNQKEHILK, from the coding sequence ATGAAGGACAAAACCATAGATTATGTACTTAGAACCACATGGTTAGCAGTCAATAAAATGTACAATGAAGAGGCTGCTAAATTTGGGACTACGATGGCTACTGGTTTCACTTTATTAAGTATTGACCAAGAGGAAGGGACGCCTTCCACCTCATTAGGTCCAATAATGGGTATGGAAGCAACAAGTTTGTCTCGTATCTTAAAACGAATGGAAGAGTTAAATTTAATAGTCCGTAAACCAAATCCAAATGATGGACGTGGTGTACTTATCTATTTAACAGAGTTTGGAAAACAAAAACGTAAAGACGCAAAGGAACGCGTATTGGTTTTTAATGAAGCTATAAAAAAACATGTTTCTGATGACAAGCTAAAACACTTTTATGAAGTTTCTGATACTATCAACGAATTGATTTCGAATAAAAAAATATACAACCAAAAAGAACACATTTTAAAATAA
- a CDS encoding 3-hydroxyacyl-CoA dehydrogenase NAD-binding domain-containing protein, producing MSKRRIKKVAIIGSGIMGSGIACHFANIGVDVLLLDIVPRELNDKEKAKGFTLEDKVVRNRLVNDALTASLKSKPSPIYSQAFASRITTGNLEDDIAKVADVDWIMEVVVERLDIKKMVFENLEKYRTPGTLITSNTSGIPINFMSEGRSEDFQRHFCGTHFFNPARYLKLFEIIPGPKTDPAVLEFLNEYGEKFLGKTSVVAKDTPAFIGNRVGIFSIQSLFHAVKDLDLTIEEVDKLSGPVIGRPKSATFRTVDVVGLDTLVHVANGIRENCPKDERLELFELPDFINTMMENKWLGSKTGQGFYKKTVSAEGKKEILSLDLNTLEYRAAKRAKFATLELTKTIDKVVDRFKVLVKGKDKAGEFYRKSFTALFAYVSNRIPEISDELYKIDDAMKAGFGWEHGPFQIWDAIGVEKGIELMKAEGLEPAAWVNDMVASGNTSFYSVKEGASFFYDIASKKQTKIPGQDSFIILDNIRKTNEVFKNSGVVIEDIGDGILNLEFQSKMNTIGGDVLAGLNKAIDLAEKDFAGLVVGNQAANFSVGANIGMIFMMAAEQEYDELNMAIKYFQDSMMRMRYSSIPTISAPHGMALGGGCELSLHADKVVAAAETYMGLVEFGVGVIPGGGGSKEMALRAQDLFHKGDVQLNVLQEHFLTIGMAKVSTSAYEAFDLNLLQKGKDVVVVNKDRQIAVAKQHAMLMANSGYTQPVKRDDVLVLGKQALGMFMVGTDSMEDSNYISEHDMKIANKLAYVMAGGDLSEPTRVTEQYLLDLEREAFLSLCTERKTLERIQHMLTKGKPLRN from the coding sequence ATGAGCAAACGTAGAATTAAAAAAGTTGCGATTATAGGTTCCGGTATTATGGGATCTGGTATCGCGTGTCACTTCGCCAATATTGGTGTAGATGTATTACTATTAGACATTGTTCCTAGAGAACTAAACGACAAAGAGAAAGCTAAAGGATTTACTTTAGAAGACAAAGTCGTAAGAAACAGATTAGTAAACGATGCCTTAACAGCATCTTTAAAATCTAAACCATCACCAATTTATAGTCAAGCTTTTGCTAGTCGTATCACTACAGGTAACTTAGAGGACGATATTGCTAAAGTTGCAGATGTAGATTGGATTATGGAAGTTGTAGTCGAAAGACTAGACATCAAAAAAATGGTGTTTGAAAACTTAGAAAAATACAGAACTCCAGGAACGTTAATTACGTCAAACACGTCTGGAATTCCGATTAATTTTATGAGTGAAGGTCGTAGTGAAGATTTCCAGAGGCATTTCTGCGGAACGCACTTCTTTAACCCTGCACGTTACTTAAAATTATTTGAAATCATTCCTGGACCAAAAACAGATCCTGCTGTTTTAGAGTTTTTAAATGAATACGGTGAGAAATTCTTAGGAAAAACATCTGTTGTTGCTAAAGACACACCTGCTTTTATCGGAAACAGAGTTGGTATTTTTAGTATCCAAAGTTTATTTCACGCCGTTAAAGATTTAGATTTAACTATCGAGGAAGTAGATAAATTATCAGGACCAGTAATTGGTCGTCCAAAATCGGCAACCTTCCGTACGGTTGATGTTGTAGGTTTAGATACTTTAGTTCACGTGGCGAACGGAATTAGAGAAAACTGTCCTAAAGACGAACGTTTAGAGTTATTTGAATTACCTGACTTCATCAATACAATGATGGAGAACAAATGGTTAGGAAGTAAAACTGGACAAGGTTTTTACAAAAAAACGGTCTCTGCTGAAGGTAAAAAAGAAATTTTATCTCTTGACTTAAACACTTTAGAATACCGTGCTGCTAAACGTGCAAAATTTGCAACTTTAGAATTAACGAAAACGATTGATAAAGTTGTTGACCGTTTTAAAGTACTAGTAAAAGGAAAAGATAAAGCAGGTGAGTTTTACAGAAAAAGCTTCACTGCATTATTTGCTTACGTATCTAATCGTATTCCTGAAATTTCAGACGAGCTTTACAAGATTGATGATGCCATGAAAGCTGGTTTTGGTTGGGAACACGGACCTTTCCAAATATGGGATGCTATTGGCGTAGAAAAAGGAATTGAATTAATGAAAGCGGAAGGTTTAGAACCTGCTGCTTGGGTTAATGATATGGTTGCTTCTGGTAACACCTCGTTTTATTCTGTAAAAGAAGGAGCTTCTTTCTTTTATGATATCGCGTCTAAAAAACAAACTAAAATACCTGGTCAAGACAGTTTCATTATCCTTGATAATATTAGAAAAACAAACGAAGTGTTTAAAAACTCTGGTGTTGTTATCGAAGATATCGGAGATGGCATCCTTAACCTAGAATTCCAATCTAAAATGAACACTATTGGTGGGGACGTTTTAGCGGGATTAAATAAAGCTATTGATTTAGCCGAAAAAGATTTTGCTGGTTTAGTAGTTGGTAACCAAGCTGCAAATTTCTCTGTTGGTGCAAACATCGGAATGATTTTCATGATGGCTGCAGAGCAAGAATATGATGAGCTTAACATGGCTATCAAATATTTCCAAGATTCTATGATGCGCATGCGTTATTCTTCTATCCCAACTATCTCTGCTCCTCACGGAATGGCTTTAGGTGGTGGATGTGAATTATCATTACACGCAGATAAAGTAGTTGCAGCAGCAGAAACTTACATGGGACTTGTAGAGTTTGGTGTTGGTGTTATTCCTGGTGGTGGAGGTTCTAAAGAAATGGCTTTAAGAGCGCAAGACCTTTTTCATAAAGGTGATGTACAATTAAACGTTTTACAAGAGCATTTCTTAACTATTGGTATGGCTAAAGTATCGACTTCTGCTTATGAAGCATTCGACTTAAACTTATTACAAAAAGGAAAAGATGTTGTTGTTGTAAACAAAGACCGTCAAATAGCAGTTGCAAAACAACACGCTATGTTAATGGCTAATTCTGGCTACACACAACCCGTAAAAAGAGATGACGTTTTAGTGCTTGGTAAACAAGCATTAGGAATGTTTATGGTCGGGACAGACTCTATGGAAGACTCTAACTACATTTCTGAACACGATATGAAAATCGCTAATAAATTAGCTTACGTAATGGCTGGTGGAGATTTATCTGAACCAACACGTGTAACAGAACAATATTTATTGGATTTAGAGCGTGAAGCTTTCTTAAGTTTATGTACAGAACGTAAAACTTTAGAACGTATTCAGCATATGTTAACAAAAGGTAAACCTCTTAGAAATTAG
- a CDS encoding acetyl-CoA C-acyltransferase, with product MKTAYIVKAYRTAVGKAPKGVFRFKRTDELAAETIKYMMKELPGLDPKRIDDVIVGNAMPEGAQGLNMARLISLMGLDIVDVPGVTVNRFCSSGVETIGMATAKIQAGMADCIIAGGAESMSSVPMTGFKPELNYDIVKSGHEDYYWGMGNTAEAVAKQFKVSREDQDEFAFNSHMKALKAQAENRFQDQIVPIEVEQTYIDANGKKATKSYTVTKDEGPRAGTSKEALAKLRAVFAAGGSVTAGNSSQMSDGAAFVMVMSEDMVKELGLEPIARMVNYAAAGVEPRIMGIGPVKAIPKSLKQAGLKQDDLSLIELNEAFASQSLAVIRELGLNPDIINVNGGAIALGHPLGCTGAKLSVQLFDEMRKRDMQGKYGAVTMCVGTGQGACGIFEFLN from the coding sequence ATGAAAACAGCATATATAGTAAAAGCATATAGAACCGCAGTTGGTAAAGCACCAAAAGGCGTGTTCCGTTTTAAAAGAACAGATGAATTAGCTGCAGAAACCATCAAATATATGATGAAGGAGCTTCCTGGTTTAGATCCTAAACGTATCGACGATGTTATTGTTGGTAATGCGATGCCAGAAGGTGCTCAAGGTTTAAATATGGCACGTTTAATCTCTTTAATGGGATTAGATATTGTTGATGTTCCTGGTGTAACTGTAAACCGTTTTTGCTCTTCTGGAGTAGAAACCATCGGTATGGCAACTGCAAAAATACAAGCTGGAATGGCAGATTGTATTATTGCTGGTGGTGCCGAAAGTATGAGTAGCGTACCAATGACTGGTTTTAAACCAGAATTGAACTACGATATCGTAAAATCTGGTCATGAAGATTATTATTGGGGAATGGGAAATACTGCAGAAGCTGTTGCAAAACAGTTTAAAGTATCTCGTGAAGACCAAGATGAATTTGCATTTAATTCTCATATGAAAGCATTAAAAGCGCAAGCTGAAAATCGTTTTCAAGATCAAATAGTACCAATTGAAGTAGAACAAACTTACATTGATGCTAACGGAAAGAAAGCGACTAAATCTTACACAGTAACTAAAGATGAAGGACCTCGTGCAGGAACAAGCAAAGAAGCTTTAGCTAAACTTAGAGCAGTATTTGCTGCTGGAGGAAGTGTTACAGCTGGTAACTCGTCACAAATGAGTGATGGTGCCGCTTTTGTAATGGTTATGAGTGAAGACATGGTTAAAGAATTAGGTTTAGAGCCAATTGCAAGAATGGTAAACTATGCTGCAGCAGGTGTTGAGCCTCGTATCATGGGTATTGGACCAGTAAAAGCTATTCCAAAATCATTAAAACAAGCAGGATTAAAACAAGACGATTTATCTTTAATTGAGTTAAATGAAGCTTTTGCTTCTCAATCTTTAGCAGTAATTAGAGAATTAGGTCTTAACCCAGATATTATTAACGTAAATGGTGGTGCAATTGCATTGGGTCACCCATTAGGATGCACAGGTGCAAAATTATCTGTACAACTTTTTGACGAAATGCGTAAGCGTGACATGCAAGGCAAATATGGTGCAGTTACCATGTGTGTTGGAACAGGTCAAGGGGCTTGCGGAATATTTGAATTCCTTAATTAA